The Lepus europaeus isolate LE1 chromosome 5, mLepTim1.pri, whole genome shotgun sequence genome includes the window CGCTTGCCGCAGTACTGGCAGGGGTAGGGCCGGGTGTCTGAGTGGATGAGCAGGTGTGTGGACAAGGTGGACGACCTCTTAAAGCTCTTGCCGCAGATCTTACAGTCAAAGCTCCGTTCCTGCAGAGACAGACGCGGCACTCCTGCTGCATCCGCGCGGGCCCGCAGCGCGGTTCTGCCTCCCGAGCGAGCGCAGCAGCGTCCCGGCTCCACTCTCCAGCCGCCTCCTTTCACATCTTCCCCTTCACAACTTTTCTATCGCGACGCTTTTTGCCCACAGCCCTCACCCCCTGGTGACATCGGGTCCTCACCCTGCACTCTTGACACCCATCTGCACGCACTTCGCCACCTCCCGCCACAAGAGGCTTCAACCTCAGTCACTTGAGACGCCCCCTCACCCGACCCGGGCCAGCATGGGTGTTGGGGAAGATGAGCAGACTCTTTTCAGTGAGTCAACCTTGGTaaaggagctttctcctggtatAGCTATCCGCGTACACGGTGTCTCTCAGCACCTGCCAGGTTAGGCAACGATGCACCCTTAGGACTGAACCAACGAAAACACGGCACGACAAATGTGTTACTGGTCGCTCTTAACCAGCCGAGGTCCTGCCCTTTCAGTCGGGAGGGGCCAATGCAGATTAAGTGACAGCCATGTGGAGCAAAGAACAGAGGCAAAGAATCAGCTAATAAATCTGTTGTATCAGCAGCAAAGAGTCGGTGTACACAAACCTTCCGAAACCCACACTGATGATCCATATCACTCTCAAGGCTCACAATGACGTGACACCAAAACCTAGGGCTGCCTCAAAGCCAGAGCCGGCCGCGGCCCACCTTTCCCTGCACTCCTACACCGGGGCCAGGGCGCACCGCAGGGCGGCTGGCCAGAGCGCACTGGAGGCAGGTAGGAGGAATTTGCCAGGCACAGGCGGCTGATGCCGCGCCCAGGAGAAGCGCAAGACCCCGAGGGCGGAAACCTGAGCGGGGCCGCGCGCTTACCTGCGAGTGCACGGCTTTGTGCTGCTCCAGGCTCACCGCGTGCCCGAAGGTCTTGCCGCACATCTCGCAGGCAAAGGGTCTCGTGCCGCTGTGGGACCTGCGCACGTGCACCTCGAGCCCGTGCGGCGTGGAGAACACCTGAGACGGGTGGGGCCGGGGAAAAGGCCGCTGAGAGGGGCCGCGGGGAGCGGGCGCTGCCAGGGTGCGGGCCGAGGGCGCGGGGGCGGGAGCCTCACCTTGCTGCACTTGATGCACTTGTAGGAGCCGCCGCCCAGCAGCAGGCGGGTGCACAGCAGCTCCGACTCCACCTTGACGCCAGCGCCCTTGTCCGCGTGCAGCTCGTGGCCGCGCTCTGGGTACAGCCCGGCTGCCGCTGCACGGGGCCGCTCGTACAGTCCCGCCGCCGTGGGCCCGAAGTCGCCATAGAGCCCCAGGCccgcgccgctgccgccgccgccgcctcctgcgCCGCAGCCCCCTGGCGCCCCGCTCCCCGCGCCGCCGGTAGCCCGCTCCGGGCCGTACAGCGCTGCGGGGTGGCCCGGCTCTCGAGCGCGCTCGCAGAAGAGGCCTAGCTCGGCGCCACGCTCCAGGGCCGCGCACGGCCGGTAGCTCTGCACCAGGTGCCGCAGGTCGGAGCCCGCCAGGCCGCTCCACGAGTACGGCTTGAAAGACAGGGGGAAGGGCTGGGCTTCGTCCAGCGACTGGCACACTGACTTCTCCGAGGCTGTGGAGGCACAAGAGGGGCGTCTGGTCAGGCTTCAGCTTGCTCTCTGCCAGCCCTTCCCCGTCAGAACCCTCCCTGCGCCAGGTGCTAGGGATGCCCCCCCAAGCAGAAGgcggccaggggcctggcaggccaCTGGAGGCGACAGGGTAGCAAACGGGTAAATCGCCAAGGGGTGGGGACCTGGGTCAATTCTGGGCGAGGGCAGTGGAAGCGCTCTGCGGGACTGGGGTCTTTTCTGGCTGGACCTCCCCGCGGTCCTCTAGGGAAAGGTGCGTCAGTAAGCTCTGAGTTGAGCTGTGCGGGAGGCCAAGGCGGCGGCTGCTCTCTCCCTGGACAGCGCTCCTGGATGGTGGCTAGCACCCGCCCTTTCCCAGCCCCTGTGTGTTCCCATTCAATCCTTTTCCTTCCTGTGATCCATGACGgagaagatcaatttaaaaaaaaaaaaaaagtggccccAGGCTACCCAAGATGGCagctggaacacacacacacacacacaccaggtgtTAAGAGTCCTTAAAATTAAGAGCCCAGAGCAGGTAGCCAAAGGACATCTGGAAAAGGGCTTTAGGCTTGAGTCACCCGCAAGTACTCCCCGTTTCCATTCCTGTTACATAGCTTCATGAGGAAGCCCGAATTTCTCGGAGAGTAATTTTACAATTAGTAATGTTTAGCCACCACCTGCCAGGAGAATAGCTTTCTGAAACCTCGCCCCTTACTGCGAGCATTTTGCTAAAATTAGATACCCAATGTATCCGAGTGCACGCGCACTTTCAAATCTGCTCGCGTGCGCGCgcgcacatacatacacacacacacacgcacacaccgcCTGCAGTCTCCTGACCCCGCCGCCCGCTGCAGTGGGAGGCTGAGCCCGGAGTTTCCAAGCCAGGGGTTCCTGAGGGGCCGGTCTCTGCCCCCCGCGTGGCGCACAGTGAGGAAGGACCCTCCTGCCACTGGCTCCCAAAGACCCCAaggagctctgctctggccaagTCCACTCACTGGgtttggggtgggtgggtggtggtggaATCTCCGAACACCAGTAAGACCTAAACTGGAAGCAACCGGCCCCCTGACAGAATACCGCCGTCTgcgccttccttccttccccagccGGACCGAGCCTCGCCCCCACCAACGTGCAGTCACTTGGTTTGCGGGAAACTCGACTGCTCGCTGGAAATGAAACCCCAGTGGGCTGGTCCCGAGGCTAGGCCAACCTGACCCAACGAAAAATGAAACAGGTCCCCCGCCTGCGCCTGCCACGACCGAGCCGCTGGCTGAGATTTTCATCCCCGACCCCTTCCTCCTGCCCGGCGCTGGCTCTGCCAGACCCAAGCTGCCCAGGGCTCCGTTCGTTTTAGGCTCGGAGGTCTGGATTCTGGGATCCCAGCACTTTCTAGGGACACGGGTCAGAAAACGAAACACCGACGTTGTTGCCGGTGGAGACGACTGATTTGTGTTTCTCTCACCCACGGGCTCCCCGCGCAAACCAGTGCTGGGGACCAGCAGCTGGGCTCCCACCACCCTGGGTGGGCACAGCGGACTCGGCGGGCAGGAAGCCAGCCCACTCGCCTCTTACCCCTCGGACAAGCTCTCTCCTGCAGGAAAGACTCTTTCAGCCACCCACTTGGCACTTCTGCGCCCACGCACCGCGGGTCCCCGCAGCTCTAAGCGCTCCCAACCGGGCCCTACCTGGAGACACGGAAGGCGACGGAGGCCTCCAGAAATCCTCAAACTCCGAGCTCCGGTCGCAGACGCTGCCTTCGCAGCTGTCCGGGGACGTGGAGACTCTGTCGGGGGCCTCGGTTTGCTGCGACTCGGGGGACAAACGGTCCCCGGGCTCCGCCTTCGCCCCGCCTGCACTCGAAGTGCTGTCTGCggagaggaggtgggagaggggctcAGGCTGGCCCAATTGGCCCGGAGGACTCTGAAGGGGCGCCAGTCCGTAGCACCCAGGcgtcctccctctcctcccagaccCTCACTGGAACCCGCCGGGATCCGAGCTCCAGCCCCGTGGAGGCCGTGGCCTCGAGGAGACAAGCCCCGGAGGAACCAGGACAGtaggaggaaaaaacaaaaacaaaagctcgGCCGCAAATGGGACTTAGGGGTTGCCTCTCCCGGTTCCAGGTGAGCGGTGTGTCGCCTCCCCAGGAGCAGCCCCAACCGGCCCGCGCGCCTCGCACCTGGTCGGCCCGGCGCAGGTACAGTCTCCAAACGCAGGGAATAATCTGGTCCCGGGGAGCGCGGCTGGTGGTAGCTGTGAGCCTTCTTGCTCTTGACGAGGAATGAGCGCGGCATGGTGGCCCGGCACTCTCCCCACTCCGCTCCGAGGGTCCCTGGAGCCGCTGTCAGCCCACGGTCACGCCCAGCGCTTCCTCAGCCCCGGCCCGGAGGAGATCTGAGACGGAGGGATCGAGGAGAACCCGTTGGCAATGCGGGTCAGCACCCTCCGGGGCCTGGGACTGGGCACTCAGGCGCAGAGAGCGCGCGGGCCAGGGAGGAGCGAAGGCCTGCGGAAGGAGGGGCTTGGCCCCGCCGCGCCGCGCTCACCAGGTGGCACTCGGACAGGTGGCGCAAGCCGCGTCCGCCGCCACCACTGCCACGGCTCAGCGGTAAAACCCGTCCCCGGAGGGCCCTAGCTCAGGCCCCGCTTCCCCTGCCCTGCTCACGCCCCCACGCCCCGCTCCTGGCCTAGCAAACCTCTCTCCCGCAATCCAGCTCTCCTAAGAGCCCTAGTACCCGACGGCTCGGTTcccccactgcctgcctggctcagctTCAGGCCTGGGGAGGGAGCGCGGGGACCGCATCAGTTCAGGGGCTGGTGGTACGTCAGTGGTCGAGGACCCAGAAGACCTCCAAGAACCCGCTGCAAACCtgaggggggcaggggcggggcgcgcTAGGCTGGACTAAGGGGCGGGGTCGGGGAGGACTGTCGCAGAGGATCTGGGGACAGCAGAGCCGAGAACAGTcagcagggcagagggcagaaaaGTGAAGGGGGTGGCAGACGACCAACCCCAGTCCGGAGAGAAACTCGCATCCAGGTGATCCCGCTCGCCCCTCACTCTTGCCCCACGCAGAGAACGGTTGTCTCTGAAGCCgcggggcgtggggggggggggagcggccCGCACCGGCTGAGAGCCACTCCAGACGTGGTAGAAATAATTTCGGAAACCAAGCACTTTCCAATCTGCTCACCCCAAATCTTGTCCTAGGGAAGTCGAACCCGATTCAGGCGCGCTGACCGGGAAGCGCACGGTGTCCGACGGTTTAGGGAACAAGGCAAGACAGACGCCTGAGCGCGCAGGCTGCACCGGCGGTGGCCAGACTGCCGGGGTCGGCCGCAAGCCCAGCAGGGAGCGAGCCGCCCGCTGTGTCGCTCTCATTAACCCCCAATCAGTTCACCTAATCCCGGGTCGAAACCTGAGCCCGGCGGGAGGCGGGGCCGCGACTCCCGCTCAGCTCCCGGCCAGCTCTGGAGGCGGGACCCCGCCGCGGAGGTCCGTGGTGAACGAATCTGCCGGCCTCCGGGCACGGAGGAGATGGGGGCCGCGCTCCCAGGAGACCTGCGGCCTTGGCAGGCTCTTGGTGGCCTCGGCTGGGTCCGAAACAAGGGTCCTGGGGActccaggccaggggcaggacCCCTTGGCTTCGCGCGGTTCGCACGGCCGGACTAGGAGCCACTCAGCTCCCAGGACGAGATGCAGGACACAGCTTGAGTCTGTCCGACGGCACAACGGCTCAAAACGAGTCCTGGGGAGCGCAGTTCCTGCTGCAGGGCCTCAGCCCCACGGCGTCCCTTCCCGGGAGAAGTTGGGGATAAGGCCTGGGAGAAGAGACGGCTGGGCCATGTCGTGGGGCCCCTGGCGACATTTCCTGCGACTGCAGCGCCAGGTTGCCCCTAGGGGTGAGGGTGCTGCCCGCCTGCGTCCGGACTGGCTCCAAGGCCTGGCTGGGACTGTGCTGTTTCGGCCTCCCCACCCACGCACCCACCCACCTTGCACTCTTGGCAATACAAATCAGCACAAAAGCCCGAACCAATTATTTAAATAACCATGGAACTCGGAAGAAGAAACCGGGGTGAAGCGAAGCCTAGGGATCCAAGCACGCTAGCCGGGAGCAGTACGAACGGGGGGTGCTGCAGGGCCGTCCGCTCCCCCACGGGTCTGGACTGGCAGGGTCGGCGCGCGGACGCGGACACCGCCTC containing:
- the GFI1 gene encoding zinc finger protein Gfi-1, with protein sequence MPRSFLVKSKKAHSYHQPRSPGPDYSLRLETVPAPGRPDSTSSAGGAKAEPGDRLSPESQQTEAPDRVSTSPDSCEGSVCDRSSEFEDFWRPPSPSVSPASEKSVCQSLDEAQPFPLSFKPYSWSGLAGSDLRHLVQSYRPCAALERGAELGLFCERAREPGHPAALYGPERATGGAGSGAPGGCGAGGGGGGSGAGLGLYGDFGPTAAGLYERPRAAAAGLYPERGHELHADKGAGVKVESELLCTRLLLGGGSYKCIKCSKVFSTPHGLEVHVRRSHSGTRPFACEMCGKTFGHAVSLEQHKAVHSQERSFDCKICGKSFKRSSTLSTHLLIHSDTRPYPCQYCGKRFHQKSDMKKHTFIHTGEKPHKCQVCGKAFSQSSNLITHSRKHTGFKPFGCDLCGKGFQRKVDLRRHRETQHGLK